One Gloeothece verrucosa PCC 7822 DNA window includes the following coding sequences:
- a CDS encoding SEFIR domain-containing protein — protein sequence MPSAVILTAIQVEYMAVRAYLSELREEMHPQGTIYERGKFIDNGKEWQVGIVEVGAGNAGAALEAERAIAYFNPSVILFVGVAGGIKDVTLGDVVAATKVYGYESGKAKLVFEPRPDVGISTYNLIQRAKAEARKEDWLQRLQSSVPNSSPRVFVAPIAAGEKVVASKKSAVFKFLQSNYGDALAVEMEGRGILQAAHANQQVSALIIRGISDLIEKKGEADASGSQEIAARHASAFAFEILAKFTGESIKSPISQSRTLTISSESTMMNLSTTPPKVFISYSHDSEEHKDRVLSLADRLRSDGIDCNIDQYEESPLEGWARWMLNQLEWADFVLVVCTEAYNRRFRGLEEPKKGRGVTWEGAVISQELYDAQVKSTKFIPVLFSSEDEDYIPIVIRGFSRYKLDSDEGYEMLYRRLTKQPLTTKPNLGILKTLGDRKRKQLFQDEQVSKNSDNQTPLPSVSPNFFAYDDAWVGREQLIQDLNYRIRESCRLLVLVGMTGIGKTALGERLAVELSDWFGGDWGKYYQENFDNEEQFSDFASVAARWLEKWEELITPDDRRDTQRLLYRLLKHLQENRYLVQIDSLENILQGNEEEGWSDFKDEWWVKFFNAFLKSDSCLSCIIITSQDLPRQVEEIGSRSPNFWYGQALSGLEELERLALFKKIGLEVDVNSAGKPYLERIGSAYEGHPLALRVIAGEIKNKPFNGNIIAYWNQYGSEIEEVEKAIAEAQAGKTTGEDPFKLDRFTKTLRRNVRSRLNKTFARLKEDVRYAYILLCEASVYRCPVPENFWLSHLEDWDRDAEEQKAALDVLRDRYLLEELVEENQCLLRQHNLIRSVSLEHLKQLEDEDE from the coding sequence ATGCCTAGTGCAGTTATACTCACGGCTATTCAAGTGGAATATATGGCAGTTCGTGCCTATCTGAGTGAACTGCGAGAAGAGATGCACCCTCAAGGAACAATTTACGAACGGGGAAAATTTATTGATAACGGGAAAGAGTGGCAAGTTGGAATTGTGGAGGTTGGGGCGGGAAATGCAGGTGCAGCCTTAGAAGCCGAAAGAGCGATCGCTTATTTTAATCCTAGTGTAATTCTATTTGTCGGGGTAGCAGGGGGAATTAAGGATGTCACCCTTGGAGATGTGGTAGCCGCGACGAAAGTCTATGGATATGAGTCGGGTAAAGCCAAGCTAGTTTTTGAACCTAGACCTGATGTAGGAATTTCTACTTACAATCTCATCCAACGAGCGAAAGCGGAAGCGAGAAAGGAAGACTGGTTACAACGACTTCAATCATCTGTCCCTAATTCATCTCCTCGTGTTTTCGTTGCACCTATTGCCGCAGGAGAAAAGGTTGTCGCGTCTAAAAAATCTGCTGTGTTTAAGTTTCTTCAATCGAACTATGGGGATGCTTTAGCAGTAGAAATGGAAGGGCGAGGGATACTGCAAGCGGCTCATGCGAATCAGCAGGTATCAGCATTGATTATTCGGGGAATTTCTGACTTAATCGAAAAGAAAGGTGAGGCGGATGCGTCTGGTTCGCAGGAAATAGCTGCCCGTCATGCGAGTGCATTTGCTTTTGAAATACTGGCAAAATTCACTGGGGAATCAATCAAATCCCCCATTTCTCAATCTCGAACTTTAACAATTTCTTCTGAATCGACAATGATGAATTTAAGTACAACTCCTCCCAAAGTTTTTATTAGTTACAGTCATGATTCAGAGGAACATAAAGATCGAGTTCTTAGTTTAGCAGATCGCCTGCGGAGTGATGGTATTGATTGCAACATCGATCAATACGAAGAATCTCCCCTAGAAGGATGGGCGCGTTGGATGTTAAATCAGTTAGAATGGGCTGATTTTGTTCTGGTTGTGTGTACTGAGGCATATAATCGACGATTTCGAGGGTTAGAAGAGCCGAAAAAAGGACGAGGAGTTACTTGGGAAGGAGCGGTTATTTCTCAAGAATTGTATGATGCTCAGGTAAAAAGTACAAAGTTTATTCCGGTTCTTTTTTCTTCAGAAGATGAAGATTATATCCCGATCGTAATTCGGGGTTTCAGTCGTTACAAACTCGATTCTGATGAAGGGTATGAGATGCTCTATCGTCGTCTTACCAAACAACCCCTAACGACAAAACCCAATCTAGGTATATTAAAAACATTAGGAGATCGAAAACGCAAACAGCTTTTTCAAGATGAGCAAGTTTCTAAAAATTCTGACAATCAGACTCCATTGCCATCAGTGTCCCCTAACTTTTTCGCCTATGATGATGCTTGGGTTGGTCGAGAGCAATTAATCCAAGACTTAAATTATCGGATTCGAGAGTCCTGTCGTCTGCTGGTTTTAGTTGGAATGACAGGTATTGGTAAAACCGCTTTAGGGGAACGCTTGGCTGTTGAATTATCTGATTGGTTTGGGGGAGATTGGGGTAAATATTATCAGGAAAATTTTGATAATGAGGAGCAGTTTTCTGATTTTGCTAGTGTAGCCGCTCGCTGGTTGGAAAAGTGGGAAGAATTAATTACACCAGATGATCGCAGAGATACCCAGCGATTACTCTATCGGTTGTTGAAACACCTGCAAGAGAATCGTTATTTAGTACAAATTGATTCTCTAGAAAATATTTTGCAAGGGAATGAAGAAGAAGGTTGGAGTGATTTTAAAGATGAATGGTGGGTGAAATTTTTCAATGCTTTTCTCAAGTCAGATTCCTGTTTAAGTTGTATCATCATCACCTCACAAGATTTACCAAGACAAGTTGAAGAGATAGGAAGTCGCTCTCCAAATTTCTGGTATGGTCAAGCATTAAGCGGATTGGAAGAATTAGAAAGATTAGCTTTGTTTAAGAAAATAGGTCTAGAAGTTGATGTTAATTCAGCAGGAAAACCCTATTTAGAGCGAATAGGTAGTGCTTATGAAGGTCATCCTTTGGCATTGAGGGTGATTGCAGGGGAGATTAAAAATAAGCCCTTTAATGGTAATATTATCGCTTATTGGAATCAGTATGGTAGTGAAATAGAGGAAGTAGAAAAAGCGATTGCTGAAGCACAAGCGGGTAAAACAACTGGAGAAGATCCATTTAAGTTAGATCGCTTTACAAAAACTTTAAGACGAAATGTGCGATCGCGTCTTAATAAAACTTTTGCTCGACTAAAGGAGGATGTCAGGTATGCTTATATTTTACTCTGTGAAGCTTCCGTTTATCGATGTCCTGTACCAGAGAATTTTTGGCTGTCCCATTTAGAAGATTGGGATCGGGATGCAGAAGAACAAAAAGCAGCGTTAGATGTTTTAAGAGATCGATATTTATTGGAGGAATTAGTTGAAGAAAATCAATGTTTATTAAGACAGCATAATTTGATTAGAAGTGTGTCTTTGGAACATTTAAAACAATTGGAGGATGAGGATGAATAA